CAGCTCCTCCCCATTTCAAATGACGTCCAAGGATGTGGCTAAGAGGAGGCTAGGGTTTTCTTGTGATTATACTTCCCTTTGAAGTATTCTTCACCATTGGACCAAGCACCAAATCAACAGTGCACAAGCTGTGCACTGAGCTTGTGAGCTGTTTTGCTAAGTTTGATGGCCTCCAAATCGTCCTCCATGCATGTGGAGGGATAgcccaacaacaacaataaaagTTACTTTTGTCGCCCCTCCACttctgtattttttttctttttcttccattttgCTCGTCATTGGCATATTGCCCACCAGCGAGCTACGAGCCTATGATTCAATCGTGGATCGGCAGCTCAAGGAGATCGAGAGTTGTGACATGGGGTGATCCTCTTATTAGCACACTTGGTTGATTCACACATGGCCTGATCTAGCAAGACCATGCCACGAAACCTACTCCCTCGGTTTCAAATTGTAAGTCATTCCATTTCAAATTGTAAGTCATTCCATCTTTCGTAGAAAGttaaaatatttcaaatttgaccaagtttatacaataaagtaataacatttatgataccaaataaatattattagattcttcattaaatataatattatagtatatctatttggtgCAATAAATCTTTGTAACTTTTTCTATAATCTTAGTCGAACATAATAGTTTGACTCTCTAAGAAAGTTGGAATGACTTACAAATTGAAATAGAGGGTGTATTTTTCTAGAACAATTCAAGTTTTCTTTTCTAGAACAATTATTTCAATCTCTAGAACATTTGATTTTCAATTGTAGAACATTTGTTTTTAGGATGCACAAAATTGATTTTAGTTTAAGGACAATTGACTCAAGTCTCGATCATCCATTTTAATCTACAAAACAATTGATTTTAGGCTAACTACGGGAAATCCCATATTTGCTGTGCGCCATACTATTTGTCGTGTGTCTAatgtcgggcacacggcaaaagggctattcgccgtgtgccacatataaagcacacggcaaacaatgggcacacggcgaacaaaACTTTTGTCGTGTGTAGctaaaaaaacacacggcaaacttcaACCACACGGCAAAATTTTGAATCACGTTACACATGTCTCTTATTTGTCGTGTGCTTACGGATTGAACCCACGGCAAACTCTAAATACTCGACAAACACTTCAAACACATAACGGGCAAAAAAATTGCCGTGTGCCGccccttggcactcggcaaacaaccacatttgccgagtgttttatatgtttgccgtgtgcctgggccctagcacacggcaaagtattgATAAAAAAGGTTAAATTAACGCTCCCAATTTTTTTTCAGGAATACACTTATTGTGTATGGACCATAATGTTAACATCTGGTATTTTTATAATTctctttgctatatttaattatttaaattCATTAATCACATTTCTTAGATTTAAGTCTTATTTGTGATGTTAGTGATTTGAGCAATGTAGAAAAATTCATCCAAAAATCATATTCTTGTTGTTGAGTCCAATCTGAGGCCATATGCATGAAATCAGAGGCAATATCGACTACCCTTATCCCGAACCATGACCAGTAACATGAGGCCGAAttgttttaaaattttataaatagcatATGAAGTCCAGAAATCGTAAAAATTTTCATGATACAATAATTTCGTGTGCTTAGACTATGGTAAAAATTGAGTAGATTTCTCGCATGTTTGACATACACTCCTTACTAACCGAAGCATATCTAGAGAAGATCCATAGTGGTTAAGACGGGATCGTTCATATTTCAAGTCAAAGTGATGGCCGAAATGGGTTTTCACattcaaaaaatttctataTGCAATATCGTACTTAGATTccttaatgcaaaaatttggtCATTTTTCGGATCCATTTatgaattttaatttttttggctGTTAAACCATATCATTGTAATATACATTAAAATTAAGCTATAACCACATGAAATaatgtttttttgaaaataatcaTCAAACATGTAATATTTATGCAATTTGGCAAAAAAGACACTAAAGTTTGTTAAATCAAATTTGGTTAAACACACAGTGGAAACGATTTGGTTTATACAATTTGAaatgcatgaaataatagaatTTTTTGATTAGAATCGTAAACCATGAGTTGTTCAGTGTCTTTGGAAATGTGTTTTCAATGTTCATTCGATAAAATGTTATGAAACAATTTTTCAAATGTAATTAGTTTAGTCAAAAAAAGTTTTGTAGAaaattgtttgccgtgtgcctgggcccaggacacacggcaaaggcactgtttgtcgtgtgccttggatcttggcacacggcaaacagtgcctttgccgtgtgccatggatcttggcacacggcaaacacgcTCGCCCAACACTTAGCCGTTTGCTTTGTCACCCCCCACaccacacacgcacacgcacagGCGCCACACCCTCGCCACCAGGCCGAGCCGCTGCGTGCGCCCCACCCACCCCGCCGTGCTGCCGCTCCGCCACCTCGCCCAGCCGCTGTGCGCGCCCTCCGCTGCCCTCCGCTGCCCTCGCCCacctcgccgagccgccgcgcACACCGTCGTGACAACGCCATctcccccacccacccacctcgccgagccgccgccctgCCGTGCCGCCGTGTGGGGCCTCCGCGACCACGCCGAGCCGACGCCCCACCGTGCCGCCGCGCGGGGTCTCCGCCacctcgccgagccgccgccccaCTGTGCCGCCACGCGGGgcctccgccacctcgccgagccgagccgagccgcagCCACGCCGTGCCGCGGCGTGGGgcctccgccacctcctcgagccgccgccccgctgtGCCGCCGCGCGTGCCCTCTGCCGCCCTTGCCGAGCTGCCGTCCCGCCATGCCCCGTCGCCACGCCGGCCGCCACGCCTCCAGGCCACGCCGTGCTCCGACGCCTCGCCCCGACACCACGCCGGCCGGCTGCCTCGACCCGGCGCcctgccccgccccgccccgatgCCACGCCGGCCCCGAGGTCTGGCGCCCTGCCCCAGCCCGGCGCCACGCCGGCCATGCACTGGCGCCCTGCCGCGGTGCTCCACCAACGCTTTGCCGCCCCGTTGTGGCTCAACATCCCATAGGTGAGCCAGTGCATTGATGCTTTTTTTGCAGGGTTTGAAAACTTCAGTTTTGTGGGGAGAAGTGGTACCAAAATTGTCAATTGACACCATTTTGTATCTGTTTTGGCACTATTGTGCACACCGTCCTCGAGCCGTCCGCACCGACACGCGCGACATCGCCTAGGCCACCGTCGAGCCCTAGGTGAGGACGATGCAAACAACACTTCATTCCGTTTCATGTTCGTGTAGGACGTAACCGAGtttaggcgtctcccgttcgaagGAGATACGGTTCGAAATATGCAGATCTTTGCATATGTATGACCATAtttgtttcgaattgtccatgttttttggacagcccgaTAGGGTGCGTTGATAGAGTTAGTTCTCATGGTCTACGCCGATCCGAGACGGAGTCTCGGCATCATCTCCtcgttgttctccggatacacaatctcctttttagggacgtgtatttggagaatagcggggaggtgctgccgaaattctacCTCGGATCGGTGTAGAGCATGAGAACCAACCCCAGCTACGCATCctctcgggtgggattaggacctatcttaacCTATTAGAAATGGTAGACATCGTGTAGATGCAAAGATGatcttttatattatattactcattgatatgatagaggatggatgaccgtgcGTGGATGTATACTGGATGGAAATGTGGGGGTCAGTTGTCCGGGGAGTGGATTGACAAGACCGAGGCTTTCTTGGACGGAGCATTTGCAAAGCTCAAAGGAGGCAATACCACCTGGTGTCTGTGCAACAAATGTGCAAACACGCGTCGACAAACACGCTAAGTCATGACAAATCATCTTTGCAATTATGGATTTATGAGAA
This window of the Panicum virgatum strain AP13 chromosome 1K, P.virgatum_v5, whole genome shotgun sequence genome carries:
- the LOC120653173 gene encoding protein argonaute 2-like, which produces MAGRQLGKGGRGHARRHSGAAARGGGGGPTPRHGVAAARLGSARWRRPRVAAQWGGGSARWRRPRAAARWGVGSAWSRRPHTAARQGGGSARWVGGGDGVVTTVCAAARRGGRGQRRAAEGAHSGWARWRSGSTAGWVGRTQRLGLVARVWRLCVCVCGVGGDKANG